One window from the genome of Bacillus weihaiensis encodes:
- a CDS encoding SDR family oxidoreductase has protein sequence MPRTVVVTGGANGIGKELSIQYAHKGYNVIIADIDVQGFEKIKTDVDEERVCFIKTDVSKISDIEKMLKYAVSKFDSLDILINNAGISTWKSPYELTVDEWDDVIHTNLRSVMFASREAAKIMRKSKSGGKIINIASTRATMSEPNSEAYAATKGGILALTHALAASFSEDKIQVNAISPGWIETGSYDQLRKKDHDQHLSKRVGKPSDIAKACFYLSDEDNDFVTGTNIVVDGGMTRKMIYEE, from the coding sequence ATGCCTAGAACAGTTGTTGTAACAGGTGGAGCAAATGGAATAGGGAAAGAACTTTCAATTCAATATGCTCATAAAGGGTATAATGTGATCATTGCAGATATTGATGTCCAGGGGTTCGAAAAGATAAAGACGGATGTTGATGAAGAACGAGTTTGTTTCATAAAAACAGATGTCTCAAAAATAAGCGATATAGAAAAGATGTTGAAATACGCTGTCTCTAAATTTGATTCATTGGATATTCTCATAAATAATGCAGGGATATCAACATGGAAATCCCCATATGAATTGACGGTAGATGAGTGGGATGATGTGATACATACCAATTTAAGAAGTGTAATGTTCGCTTCAAGAGAAGCTGCAAAAATAATGAGAAAGAGTAAGTCGGGTGGAAAAATTATAAATATAGCTTCTACAAGAGCTACCATGTCAGAACCAAATTCAGAAGCATATGCAGCAACTAAAGGTGGCATCCTAGCTCTCACACATGCTCTTGCAGCTTCCTTTAGTGAAGATAAGATTCAGGTTAACGCTATTTCCCCAGGTTGGATAGAAACAGGTAGCTATGATCAATTACGCAAAAAAGACCATGATCAACATTTATCAAAAAGGGTAGGTAAGCCTTCAGATATAGCAAAAGCATGCTTTTACCTTTCTGATGAAGACAATGATTTTGTAACTGGGACAAATATCGTTGTCGACGGAGGAATGACACGAAAAATGATTTATGAGGAATAA
- a CDS encoding S41 family peptidase: MKYSKLVIAVIITAIISSGITFNLVQQRETIALNDEDPFSKLKSTYSILEKNYYKEIDQETLVEGAIKGMVDSLDDPYSVYMDVEEAKSFNENVSSSFEGIGAEIQENNGQIIVVSPIKGSPAEEVGLKPKDVILKVDDQSIDGYSVTEAVMLIRGEKGSKVNLVINRAGVGELDFSIVRDTIPIETVYSEVIEKNIGKIQITKFSETTGEELTNALNELRKKEVSGLVIDLRQNPGGLLNQAIGMSDLFLEKGKNILQVENNLGEKEVYNDENDLVLDLPITVLIDEGTASAGEIMAAALNQSAGIPLVGATTFGKGTVQTAKSFDDQSSVKYTTAKWLTPDGSWIHEKGIEPTVKVELPEYANLPFINPDNVLKQGDTNTEVDSAQKMLSALGYSDIPLNGTFDETTEEVVKQFQKDEELPVDGQITKQTTITLIQRIQEKLKENDTQLKKAIEVLKEGM; the protein is encoded by the coding sequence GTGAAGTATAGCAAATTAGTTATTGCAGTCATTATTACTGCGATTATCTCATCTGGAATTACATTCAATTTAGTTCAACAAAGGGAAACAATTGCGTTAAATGATGAAGATCCATTTTCTAAATTAAAATCCACGTATAGTATCTTAGAGAAAAATTATTATAAAGAAATTGACCAAGAAACATTAGTAGAAGGTGCTATTAAAGGAATGGTTGATTCTTTGGATGACCCGTATTCAGTTTATATGGACGTTGAAGAAGCAAAAAGCTTTAATGAAAATGTTTCCTCATCCTTTGAAGGAATAGGGGCTGAAATACAGGAAAATAACGGTCAAATCATTGTTGTTTCCCCAATTAAAGGTTCACCTGCTGAAGAGGTAGGATTAAAACCTAAGGATGTAATCCTAAAAGTGGATGACCAATCGATTGATGGTTATTCTGTTACAGAAGCTGTTATGTTAATTAGAGGAGAAAAAGGCTCAAAAGTTAATCTTGTCATTAATCGAGCAGGTGTAGGTGAACTTGATTTTTCTATTGTAAGAGATACCATCCCAATAGAAACTGTCTATTCTGAAGTGATCGAAAAAAATATTGGGAAGATTCAAATTACTAAATTTTCAGAAACAACTGGTGAAGAGCTAACAAATGCGTTGAATGAGCTGCGAAAGAAGGAAGTTTCAGGATTAGTAATTGATTTAAGACAAAATCCTGGTGGACTTTTAAACCAAGCAATCGGAATGTCTGATTTATTCTTGGAAAAAGGAAAAAATATTCTTCAGGTAGAAAATAATTTAGGGGAAAAAGAAGTTTATAATGATGAAAACGACCTTGTTCTTGACCTCCCAATTACAGTTCTAATTGATGAAGGTACAGCAAGTGCTGGTGAAATTATGGCAGCAGCATTGAACCAGTCAGCTGGAATCCCATTAGTAGGGGCAACGACGTTCGGTAAGGGAACGGTTCAAACGGCTAAATCCTTTGATGATCAAAGCTCTGTGAAATATACGACGGCAAAATGGTTGACTCCTGATGGATCTTGGATTCATGAAAAGGGTATTGAACCAACTGTTAAAGTAGAATTACCTGAATATGCTAATTTGCCGTTTATTAACCCCGATAATGTTCTTAAACAGGGTGATACAAATACGGAAGTAGATTCAGCGCAAAAAATGCTTAGTGCACTAGGATACAGTGATATACCTTTAAATGGAACGTTTGACGAAACTACTGAAGAAGTAGTTAAACAATTTCAAAAAGATGAAGAACTACCAGTAGATGGTCAAATTACAAAACAAACGACCATTACATTAATACAAAGAATTCAAGAAAAGCTAAAAGAAAATGATACACAGTTAAAAAAGGCGATTGAAGTGCTAAAAGAAGGCATGTAA
- a CDS encoding winged helix-turn-helix transcriptional regulator: MESAFRLLGKRWIGIIIHVLLDGPKRFKDLSEIIPSISQKMLSERLKELENEGLLERIVIDDTPVKVIYQLTNKGESLEPVMKEVGKWADQFCLPSEENENA, translated from the coding sequence ATGGAATCAGCATTTAGACTTTTAGGTAAGCGATGGATTGGGATTATCATTCATGTGTTATTAGACGGACCAAAACGATTTAAAGATTTATCAGAGATCATTCCTAGTATTAGTCAAAAGATGTTATCTGAAAGGCTAAAAGAACTGGAAAATGAAGGGTTGCTAGAACGAATTGTAATTGATGACACACCTGTAAAAGTAATTTATCAATTAACAAACAAAGGAGAGAGTCTAGAACCAGTTATGAAGGAAGTAGGAAAATGGGCAGATCAGTTTTGCTTACCTAGTGAGGAGAATGAAAATGCCTAG
- a CDS encoding nitroreductase family protein yields MSTTYTEDMMTVLKERTSIRNYDPSVKISKEELSEILSYTTQAPSAWNLQHWHFTVFHSEESKQKLLPVAYNQSQIIESSAVIAILGDLEADKNTEAVYSPLVEAGYMTAEIQENLSKQISGAYTDNTFARDAAFSNSSLAAMQFMIAAKAMGFDTCAIGGFNKDQFSKEFQIEDRYVPVMLITIGKAVKPAHKSNRLSLDKVSTWL; encoded by the coding sequence ATGAGTACTACTTACACCGAAGACATGATGACAGTATTGAAAGAACGCACATCAATAAGAAATTATGATCCTAGTGTGAAAATCTCAAAAGAAGAATTATCTGAAATCCTTTCATATACAACCCAAGCACCTTCAGCCTGGAACCTTCAACACTGGCATTTTACCGTATTTCATAGTGAAGAATCTAAGCAAAAATTACTTCCTGTTGCCTATAACCAAAGTCAAATTATAGAGTCTTCTGCAGTTATTGCTATTCTTGGTGATCTTGAAGCAGATAAGAATACAGAAGCTGTCTATTCTCCATTAGTAGAGGCTGGCTATATGACAGCTGAAATTCAGGAAAATCTATCTAAACAAATTAGCGGAGCATATACGGACAATACATTTGCAAGAGATGCTGCGTTTTCTAACTCTTCATTGGCAGCAATGCAATTCATGATAGCTGCCAAAGCAATGGGATTTGATACGTGTGCAATTGGTGGTTTCAACAAAGACCAGTTTAGTAAAGAATTTCAAATTGAAGATCGGTATGTACCAGTTATGTTAATAACAATTGGGAAAGCTGTTAAACCAGCACATAAGAGTAACCGATTAAGTTTAGATAAAGTCTCTACATGGCTATAA
- a CDS encoding class I SAM-dependent methyltransferase, whose translation MNYIEMLSYLGIGGAHPGGLSLTKSIVEHEGLPISSHILDAGCGTGQTANYLFMLGYNVTGIDQNPIMIEHALKRNKSTNLSVPFFIQNLEKTTFESETFDCVLCESVLSFTSLAKTLPEIRRVLTKDGLLIAIELIQIGELSKNEKKKLTSFYHFSSILSEGEWIQKFLTHQFRVKSILSPQDFTFENEPITEFSLSENIPKETFNVLSDHERISEEYKHKLSYRVFILNKS comes from the coding sequence GTGAATTATATTGAGATGCTTTCGTATTTAGGGATTGGTGGTGCACACCCTGGAGGTCTTTCGCTGACAAAGTCAATTGTAGAACATGAAGGACTTCCGATATCCTCTCACATTCTTGATGCTGGTTGTGGTACTGGCCAAACAGCTAACTATCTATTCATGCTTGGTTATAATGTTACTGGTATTGATCAAAATCCTATAATGATTGAGCATGCCTTAAAGAGAAATAAATCAACTAACTTATCTGTTCCCTTTTTCATTCAGAATCTCGAAAAAACTACATTTGAAAGTGAAACCTTTGATTGTGTGTTGTGTGAATCTGTTTTATCTTTTACCTCATTGGCAAAAACATTACCCGAGATAAGAAGAGTTCTTACTAAAGACGGTCTGCTTATCGCAATTGAACTCATCCAAATCGGAGAGTTATCAAAAAATGAAAAGAAGAAATTAACCTCCTTCTATCATTTTTCATCGATTCTTTCTGAAGGAGAATGGATTCAGAAGTTCCTCACACATCAATTCAGAGTGAAATCCATCCTTTCCCCTCAAGATTTCACTTTTGAGAATGAGCCTATCACTGAGTTTTCTCTATCTGAAAACATTCCTAAGGAAACATTCAATGTTCTTTCTGATCACGAACGAATATCAGAAGAGTATAAACACAAATTATCGTATCGTGTATTTATTTTAAACAAATCTTAA